One Epinephelus lanceolatus isolate andai-2023 chromosome 10, ASM4190304v1, whole genome shotgun sequence genomic region harbors:
- the nr2f5 gene encoding nuclear receptor subfamily 2 group F member 5 isoform X3, with the protein MFDTQLRTVLVLFQCADGLLVGLAVQRGRTSNSQSSPGQYLTNGTDPYNGQPYLSGFISLLLRAEPYPTSRYGAQCMQGNNLMGIENICELAARLLFSAVEWAKNIPFFPDLQLMDQVALLRMSWSELFVLNAAQCSMPLHVAPLLAAAGLHASPMSAERVVAFMDHIRVFQEQVEKLKALQVDTAEYSCLKSIVLFTSDAMGLSDVAHVESIQEKSQCALEEYVRNQYPSQPNRFGRLLLRLPSLRIVSSPVIEQLFFVRLVGKTPIETLLRDMLLSGSSYNWPYMPAVQRDRPISLHYNENGP; encoded by the exons CTGTACAACGAGGACGTACATCGAACTCCCAGAGCAGCCCGGGACAGTACCTGACCAACGGCACCGACCCGTACAACGGCCAGCCCTATCTGTCCGGCTTCATTTCTCTGCTGCTGCGCGCTGAGCCCTACCCCACATCCCGCTACGGCGCCCAGTGCATGCAGGGAAACAACCTGATGGGCATCGAGAACATTTGCGAGCTGGCGGCGAGGCTGCTCTTCAGCGCTGTAGAGTGGGCCAAGAACATCCCCTTCTTCCCTGATCTGCAGCTCATGGATCAG GTGGCGCTGTTGCGTATGTCATGGAGCGAGCTCTTCGTCCTCAACGCCGCCCAGTGCTCCATGCCGCTCCATGTGGCCCCTCTGTTGGCAGCGGCAGGCCTGCACGCGTCGCCCATGTCAGCAGAGCGTGTGGTGGCCTTCATGGACCACATCCGCGTCTTCCAGGAGCAGGTGGAGAAGCTGAAGGCCCTGCAGGTGGACACGGCTGAGTATTCCTGCCTCAAGTCCATCGTGCTCTTCACGTCCG ATGCTATGGGGCTGTCAGACGTTGCCCACGTGGAGAGCATTCAGGAGAAGTCCCAGTGCGCCCTGGAGGAGTATGTAAGGAACCAATACCCCAGCCAGCCCAATCGCTTTGGACGTCTCCTCCTCCGCCTGCCCTCCCTGCGCATCGTCTCCTCTCCGGTCATCGAGCAGCTGTTCTTTGTTCGCCTGGTCGGGAAGACGCCCATTGAGACACTGCTCCGCGACATGCTGCTCTCAGGCTCCAGCTACAACTGGCCGTACATGCCCGCTGTGCAGCGCGACCGGCCCATCTCCCTCCACTACAACGAGAACGGGCCCTGA